The following are encoded in a window of Geobacter metallireducens GS-15 genomic DNA:
- the kdpA gene encoding potassium-transporting ATPase subunit KdpA — protein sequence MTQYEWLQTTLFLVLLLAVVKPMGAFMAKVFQGERTMLSPLLVPCENLLYRICGVNRDEEMDWKRYAVAVLLFNLALFVSLFAILMLQHLLPLNPQKFPAYTWQLALNTAISFVTNTNWQAYSGESAASYFTQTVGLAVHNFVSAATGIAVAIAVIRGFARRRTSMLGNFWVDMTRCTLYVLLPISLIGALILVSQGVIQNFSDYKTVPLVQPITYDKPKADGKGNPVTGRVTVKDITIPMGPVASQEAIKELGTNGGGFFNANSAHPYENPTPISNMVEIFLILLIPFALTSTFGVMVGNTRQGWAILGVMLLMMAISFAVLQGVETSGNPLVAKLGVHGVNMEGKEVRFGLAGASLFTVATTGTSCGAVATMHDSLTPLGGMIPLGLILLGEIAPGGVGSGLYTMLAFVVIAVFVAGLMIGRTPEFLGKKIEVREMWMSIITVLAAGVVVLILSGVAMITPQAVASKANPGAHGLSEVLYAFASMANNNGSAFAGLNANVDFYTILGSLAMLVGRFAPAVAVLAMAGSLAEKKYVPPSLGTLPTDKVPFALWLMLVILIVGALTFFPALSLGPLVEHLTMLGGK from the coding sequence ATGACCCAGTACGAATGGCTGCAAACAACCCTTTTTCTAGTCCTCCTCTTGGCCGTGGTGAAGCCGATGGGGGCCTTCATGGCTAAGGTCTTCCAGGGGGAGCGCACCATGCTGTCGCCACTCCTCGTCCCGTGCGAGAACCTCCTCTACCGGATCTGCGGAGTGAACCGTGACGAAGAGATGGACTGGAAGCGGTACGCCGTCGCCGTGCTCCTTTTCAATCTGGCGCTTTTTGTCTCGCTCTTCGCTATCCTGATGCTGCAGCACCTGCTGCCGCTCAACCCGCAGAAGTTCCCGGCCTACACCTGGCAACTGGCCCTCAACACCGCTATCAGCTTCGTCACCAACACCAACTGGCAGGCCTACAGCGGTGAATCGGCGGCCAGCTACTTCACCCAGACGGTGGGGCTGGCGGTGCACAACTTCGTCTCCGCCGCCACCGGCATTGCCGTGGCGATTGCGGTGATCCGGGGCTTTGCCCGACGCAGGACCTCGATGCTGGGTAACTTCTGGGTCGACATGACCCGCTGCACCCTCTATGTCCTGCTGCCCATTTCCCTTATTGGTGCACTCATCCTGGTTTCCCAGGGGGTGATCCAAAACTTCAGCGATTACAAAACAGTCCCCCTGGTCCAGCCCATCACCTACGACAAGCCGAAGGCGGACGGCAAGGGGAATCCAGTCACCGGGCGCGTGACCGTCAAAGATATCACCATTCCCATGGGTCCGGTCGCGTCCCAGGAAGCGATCAAAGAACTGGGGACCAACGGCGGCGGCTTCTTCAACGCCAACTCGGCCCATCCCTATGAAAACCCCACACCCATTTCCAACATGGTTGAGATCTTCCTGATCCTCCTCATCCCGTTCGCCCTCACCTCCACCTTCGGCGTCATGGTGGGAAATACCCGCCAGGGGTGGGCGATCCTGGGGGTGATGCTCCTGATGATGGCGATCTCCTTTGCCGTGCTGCAAGGCGTGGAAACGAGCGGCAATCCCCTCGTGGCCAAGCTGGGCGTCCACGGTGTCAACATGGAGGGAAAGGAGGTCCGCTTTGGGCTGGCCGGCGCGAGCCTCTTCACGGTGGCCACCACCGGTACCTCCTGCGGTGCGGTGGCCACCATGCACGACTCCCTCACCCCCCTCGGCGGCATGATCCCCCTGGGCCTGATACTTCTGGGCGAAATCGCTCCCGGCGGGGTCGGCTCCGGGCTCTACACCATGCTCGCCTTCGTGGTGATCGCAGTCTTCGTGGCAGGGCTGATGATCGGCAGGACGCCGGAGTTTCTGGGGAAGAAGATCGAGGTGCGCGAGATGTGGATGTCGATCATCACGGTCCTGGCAGCAGGGGTTGTGGTGCTGATCCTTTCGGGCGTCGCCATGATCACGCCTCAAGCCGTGGCCTCCAAGGCCAACCCCGGCGCCCATGGCCTGTCCGAGGTGCTGTACGCCTTTGCCTCCATGGCCAACAACAACGGCAGCGCCTTTGCCGGGCTGAACGCCAACGTCGATTTCTATACCATTCTGGGTTCCCTGGCCATGCTGGTCGGGCGCTTTGCCCCAGCCGTCGCCGTGCTCGCCATGGCCGGTTCCCTGGCGGAGAAAAAGTACGTCCCACCCAGCCTGGGGACGCTTCCCACCGACAAGGTTCCCTTTGCCCTCTGGCTCATGCTGGTAATTCTGATCGTGGGCGCACTGACCTTTTTCCCGGCCCTGTCGCTTGGCCCGCTCGTCGAGCATCTGACCATGCTGGGAGGTAAATAA
- the kdpB gene encoding potassium-transporting ATPase subunit KdpB, with protein MSIHKPDPISIFDSRIMKPALIDSFKKLDPRELWRNPVMFCVEIASVITLVTFIMSLTGANREPAWFTGLVSAWLWLTVIFATYSEALAEGRGKARAASLRKTRTEVTAKRLSKPAFGDNFTLIGANQLRKDDYILVEAGELIAGDGDVVAGAALVNESAVTGESAPVVRESGGDRSAVTGGTTVIANSIIVRITANPGETFLDRMISLIEGAKRRKTPNEIALEVLLIALTLVFLLVCANISPLSMYSVRAAGQGSPVSLTVLTALFVCLAPTTIAALLPAIGIAGMDRLFQKNVIALSGRAIEAAGDVNVLLLDKTGTITLGNREAVAFVPVGGHSEQELAEAALMASLTDETPEGRSIVALAKQKHGLKSNALPPDAETIAFSAETRLSGVNAGGNQYRKGAADSTVAFVRTLGARAIPGELADVVDRIARAGATPLVVSCDAEILGVVNLKDIIKSGIQERFQQLRSMGIKTVMITGDNPLTAAAIAAEAQVDDFLAQAKPEDKLRLIKENQEAGYMVAMTGDGTNDAPALAQADVAVAMNTGTQPAREAANIIDLDSNPTKLLDIVEVGKQILMTRGNLTTFSISNDVAKYFAIIPAMLLSIYPQLEVLNIMHLATPLSAILSAVIFNAIIIPLLVPLALRGTKFRPMPAEKLLIHNLLIYGAGGIIAPFVGIKGIDLVIGMFA; from the coding sequence ATGTCGATACACAAGCCTGACCCGATCTCCATCTTCGACAGCCGGATTATGAAACCCGCGCTGATCGATTCCTTCAAAAAGCTCGATCCCCGGGAACTGTGGCGCAATCCGGTCATGTTCTGCGTGGAGATCGCCAGCGTCATCACGCTGGTAACCTTCATAATGTCGCTCACCGGAGCCAACAGGGAGCCTGCCTGGTTCACCGGTCTGGTATCGGCCTGGCTCTGGCTGACGGTTATTTTCGCCACCTATTCCGAAGCTCTGGCGGAAGGGCGCGGCAAGGCGCGGGCCGCGTCGCTGCGCAAGACCCGCACCGAAGTGACGGCCAAACGACTCAGCAAACCGGCATTCGGTGACAACTTCACCTTGATCGGCGCCAACCAGCTCCGCAAAGATGACTACATCCTGGTTGAGGCGGGAGAGTTGATCGCCGGCGACGGCGACGTGGTGGCCGGGGCGGCCCTGGTGAACGAGTCCGCTGTGACCGGCGAGTCGGCCCCGGTGGTGCGCGAATCGGGGGGCGATCGGAGCGCGGTCACCGGCGGCACCACGGTCATTGCCAACTCGATCATCGTCAGGATCACCGCCAATCCGGGGGAGACCTTCCTGGACCGGATGATCTCCCTGATCGAGGGGGCCAAGCGGCGCAAGACCCCCAACGAGATCGCCCTGGAGGTGCTCCTGATCGCCCTGACCCTGGTTTTCCTCCTGGTCTGCGCCAACATCAGCCCCCTCTCCATGTACAGCGTCAGGGCCGCCGGCCAGGGGTCCCCGGTGTCGCTGACCGTCCTGACCGCCCTGTTCGTCTGTCTGGCGCCCACCACCATCGCCGCGCTTCTGCCTGCCATCGGCATTGCCGGCATGGACCGGCTGTTCCAGAAAAACGTCATCGCATTGTCGGGGCGGGCCATCGAGGCGGCCGGCGACGTGAACGTGCTCCTCCTGGACAAAACCGGCACCATCACCCTCGGTAACCGTGAGGCGGTGGCTTTTGTCCCGGTCGGCGGCCACAGCGAACAGGAACTGGCCGAAGCAGCCCTGATGGCGTCGCTCACCGACGAGACTCCTGAAGGGCGGAGCATTGTGGCGCTGGCGAAGCAGAAGCACGGTCTGAAAAGTAACGCGCTCCCCCCCGATGCGGAAACCATCGCTTTCAGCGCCGAAACCCGCCTGTCCGGTGTCAACGCGGGCGGCAACCAATACCGCAAGGGAGCTGCCGACTCGACGGTTGCCTTTGTCAGAACCCTGGGTGCAAGGGCCATCCCCGGCGAACTGGCGGATGTGGTCGACAGGATCGCCCGGGCCGGGGCAACCCCGCTCGTGGTCAGTTGCGACGCCGAGATCCTCGGAGTGGTAAACTTGAAAGACATCATCAAGAGTGGTATCCAGGAGAGGTTTCAGCAGTTGCGGAGCATGGGGATCAAGACCGTAATGATCACCGGCGACAACCCCCTCACCGCTGCCGCCATCGCGGCCGAGGCCCAGGTGGACGATTTTCTGGCCCAGGCCAAGCCGGAGGACAAGCTGCGCCTGATCAAGGAAAACCAGGAGGCCGGCTACATGGTGGCCATGACCGGCGACGGCACCAACGACGCCCCGGCCCTGGCCCAGGCGGATGTGGCGGTGGCCATGAACACCGGCACCCAGCCGGCCCGGGAGGCGGCCAACATCATCGACCTGGACAGCAATCCTACGAAGCTGCTGGACATCGTCGAGGTGGGGAAGCAGATTCTCATGACCCGTGGGAACCTCACCACCTTCAGCATCTCCAACGATGTGGCCAAATACTTTGCCATCATCCCGGCCATGCTCCTCTCCATCTATCCCCAGTTGGAAGTGCTGAACATCATGCACCTGGCCACCCCCCTGAGCGCGATCCTCTCGGCGGTCATCTTCAATGCGATCATCATCCCGCTCCTGGTCCCCCTGGCCCTCAGGGGAACCAAGTTCCGCCCCATGCCGGCCGAAAAACTCCTGATCCACAACCTCCTCATCTACGGGGCCGGAGGGATCATCGCGCCGTTCGTGGGGATCAAGGGGATCGACCTGGTGATCGGGATGTTTGCATAA
- the kdpC gene encoding potassium-transporting ATPase subunit KdpC has product MNDIKPAIMMVLVFTIICGGIYPAVVTGIAQAVFPKEATGSFITDRSGREIGSALIGQPFSDSKYFWPRPSATTDFGYNPAASGGSNSGPTNPDYLKTVANRVKALKDTGVSTGIPTDLVQASASGLDPHISPEAASVQIPRVAKARGMMEDKVRRLVSGHTEDRQFGIIGSPRVNVLALNLALDRLAP; this is encoded by the coding sequence ATGAACGACATAAAACCGGCTATTATGATGGTACTCGTCTTTACCATCATCTGCGGCGGTATCTATCCGGCGGTGGTTACCGGGATTGCCCAGGCCGTATTTCCAAAAGAGGCCACAGGGAGCTTCATCACCGACCGGAGTGGCCGCGAGATCGGATCGGCACTCATCGGCCAGCCCTTCTCCGATTCGAAGTATTTCTGGCCCCGCCCGTCGGCAACCACTGACTTCGGCTACAACCCGGCCGCTTCCGGCGGCTCCAACTCCGGTCCGACCAATCCTGACTACCTGAAGACAGTGGCCAACCGGGTCAAGGCACTCAAAGATACGGGCGTCTCCACCGGAATCCCGACCGACTTGGTTCAGGCCTCGGCCAGCGGCCTCGATCCCCATATCTCGCCGGAAGCGGCAAGCGTGCAGATTCCCCGGGTCGCCAAGGCGCGGGGCATGATGGAGGACAAGGTGAGGAGGCTCGTATCCGGCCACACCGAAGATCGTCAATTCGGAATTATTGGAAGTCCGCGGGTGAATGTGCTGGCACTGAATCTGGCATTGGATAGGTTGGCCCCATGA
- a CDS encoding sensor histidine kinase yields MTDINDERRPSPEALLRLAQKEEAQAEQGRLKIFLGYAAGVGKTYAMLEAARQRKGEGRDVVAAYVESHGRAETDALLEGVEIIPPARIEYQGVTLREVDVDAVLARKPQLALVDELAHTNAPGSRHEKRWQDVEELLAAGINVYTTVNVQHFESLNDVVVQITGIAVRETVPDSLLDQATEIRLVDIPPEDLLQRLREGKVYVPEQAAFATEKFFRPGNLIALRELSLRRAASRVDEEMRAYMESRAIPGPWPATERLLVSVSGSPYSERLIRTTRRLADELKAPWFTVYVETPGGGRQEQENRKRVWKDLRLAESLGAHVATLTATSAADAIIDYARSHNVTQIVVGKPAKPRWRELLRLPLVDQIIRLSGAIDVHVVSFEPAGAKKGPVIPRQRRPISLTGYMASLALVAATTLVCLLGRPFLAPTNMVMIYLLAVVLAALRLGLKPAILTAFLGVLAFDFFFVPPRLTFAVADTQYLITFVALFTVGVVISTLVSKARERAEAVREREVQTAALYYLSRDLAAAADIETLVQAVVRNIGESLAAGSTVLLPKGDRLEVAAASKGLKPDVKEMAVADWAFRNRQPAGQGTETLVSAGLLYLPLQTSGNILGVLGIRLKNVADYRSTQPRRLLDAFVTQTAMALERVQLSRQAEQTQILQARETLERALLNSISHDLRTPLVSITGALDTLREKVHTLANEARMELLDTAWEEAERLNRFVGNLLDMTRLEAGALKVKKELCDVQDLVGCALAALERRIGGRQVDVHLPPDLPLVRMDMVLMTQVLANLLDNALKYSPPESGIEISVRVNDGRLEMEVADHGPGIPEQDLKRVFDKFYRIPIPEGSRGTGLGLSICKGIVEAHGGAIRAENRARGGLRVIVTLTIK; encoded by the coding sequence ATGACCGATATCAACGACGAAAGACGCCCCTCGCCGGAGGCGCTTTTGAGGCTCGCCCAGAAGGAAGAGGCTCAAGCGGAACAGGGAAGGCTGAAGATCTTTCTCGGCTATGCAGCCGGTGTCGGAAAGACCTACGCCATGCTGGAGGCAGCCCGCCAGCGGAAAGGGGAAGGCCGGGACGTGGTGGCCGCGTACGTGGAGTCCCACGGCCGGGCCGAAACCGATGCACTTCTCGAAGGGGTGGAGATCATCCCACCGGCACGCATCGAATACCAGGGGGTCACACTTCGCGAAGTGGACGTGGATGCGGTGCTGGCCCGAAAACCCCAACTCGCCCTGGTGGACGAGCTGGCCCACACCAATGCCCCCGGCTCGCGGCACGAGAAACGCTGGCAGGATGTGGAGGAACTCCTGGCGGCCGGCATCAACGTCTACACCACGGTCAACGTCCAGCACTTCGAGAGCCTGAACGACGTGGTGGTGCAGATCACTGGCATTGCGGTGCGGGAAACCGTCCCTGACAGCCTCCTGGACCAGGCGACGGAGATCCGGCTCGTGGACATCCCGCCGGAGGATCTTTTGCAGCGCCTGCGCGAAGGAAAGGTTTACGTACCGGAGCAGGCCGCGTTTGCCACGGAGAAGTTCTTCCGGCCCGGCAACCTGATCGCCCTGCGGGAGCTGTCCCTTCGCCGCGCCGCCTCCCGCGTGGACGAGGAGATGCGGGCCTACATGGAGTCACGGGCGATTCCGGGGCCCTGGCCGGCGACCGAGCGGCTCCTGGTGAGCGTCAGCGGCAGCCCGTACAGCGAGCGGCTGATCCGTACCACCCGCCGCCTGGCGGATGAACTGAAGGCCCCCTGGTTCACGGTCTACGTGGAGACTCCCGGCGGCGGGCGACAGGAGCAAGAAAACCGGAAACGGGTCTGGAAGGATCTCCGCCTGGCAGAAAGCCTCGGCGCCCACGTTGCCACTCTAACCGCCACGTCGGCGGCGGATGCAATCATCGACTACGCCCGCAGCCACAACGTCACCCAGATCGTGGTCGGCAAGCCGGCCAAGCCGCGCTGGCGCGAGCTCCTGCGCCTTCCCCTTGTCGATCAGATTATCCGCCTGAGCGGCGCCATCGATGTGCACGTCGTCAGCTTCGAACCGGCCGGAGCCAAAAAGGGACCGGTAATCCCCAGACAGAGAAGGCCGATTTCCCTCACCGGATACATGGCGAGCCTGGCCCTGGTCGCCGCTACTACCCTGGTTTGCCTCCTCGGCCGCCCATTCCTCGCGCCGACCAACATGGTCATGATCTACCTGCTGGCGGTGGTTCTGGCCGCGCTGCGGCTCGGCCTCAAGCCGGCAATCCTTACGGCCTTTCTGGGTGTCCTGGCCTTCGACTTCTTCTTCGTGCCGCCACGCCTGACCTTTGCCGTGGCAGACACCCAGTATCTCATCACCTTTGTCGCGCTCTTCACTGTCGGGGTGGTCATCAGCACCCTCGTCTCCAAGGCGCGCGAACGGGCCGAAGCTGTGCGGGAACGGGAGGTGCAGACCGCGGCCCTCTACTACCTGAGCCGCGACCTGGCCGCCGCCGCCGACATCGAAACCCTCGTGCAGGCTGTAGTCAGAAACATCGGCGAGTCACTTGCCGCCGGATCTACCGTGCTCCTCCCCAAAGGGGACCGGCTCGAAGTTGCTGCCGCGAGCAAAGGGCTCAAACCCGATGTAAAGGAGATGGCAGTGGCCGACTGGGCGTTTCGCAACCGGCAACCGGCGGGACAGGGGACCGAAACACTCGTCTCGGCAGGTCTCCTTTATCTTCCGCTCCAGACATCGGGGAATATCCTCGGGGTACTGGGGATCAGGCTGAAAAACGTTGCCGATTATCGGTCTACCCAGCCCCGTCGGCTCCTCGACGCCTTTGTCACCCAGACCGCCATGGCGCTGGAGCGGGTCCAGCTCTCCCGGCAGGCCGAGCAGACCCAGATCCTCCAGGCCCGGGAAACCCTCGAACGTGCCCTTCTCAATTCCATTTCCCACGACCTGCGTACTCCCCTCGTTTCCATAACCGGCGCCCTGGACACCCTGCGGGAAAAGGTGCATACCCTGGCCAACGAAGCCCGGATGGAGCTTCTCGACACCGCATGGGAAGAGGCGGAGCGGCTGAACCGCTTCGTCGGCAATCTCCTCGACATGACCCGTTTGGAGGCCGGGGCGCTCAAGGTGAAGAAGGAGCTGTGCGATGTTCAGGATCTGGTCGGATGCGCTCTGGCTGCTCTCGAACGGCGGATCGGAGGGCGGCAGGTCGATGTACATCTCCCCCCCGATCTGCCGCTCGTCAGGATGGACATGGTCCTGATGACCCAGGTGCTGGCAAATCTGCTTGATAATGCGTTAAAGTACTCGCCACCGGAAAGCGGCATAGAGATATCTGTTCGTGTGAATGACGGGAGGCTCGAAATGGAGGTGGCCGACCACGGTCCCGGAATTCCCGAACAGGACCTGAAGAGGGTATTCGACAAGTTCTACCGAATCCCGATCCCGGAAGGGTCACGGGGGACCGGCCTTGGTCTCTCAATCTGCAAGGGGATTGTCGAGGCTCACGGCGGCGCCATCCGGGCCGAAAACCGGGCACGTGGCGGATTGAGAGTAATCGTCACGTTAACGATCAAATAG
- a CDS encoding response regulator: MPKENRLPRILIVDDELAIRRFLCTALDTGEFSLHQAENGHTALAAAVATMPDVILLDLGLPDMDGVEVIRRIREWSQVPIIVLSVREREDDKVAALDAGADDYLTKPFGVAELVARIRAALRRALQQVPEPIFRSGDLEVDLARRRVTVDGSESQLTPTEYELLRLLVVHAGKVLTHSQILRQIWGVSHLEQPHVLRVNISNLRRKIEMDPSRPRHILTEPGVGYRLRSDGS, from the coding sequence ATGCCGAAGGAAAACCGTCTACCGCGGATACTCATAGTCGATGACGAACTGGCGATACGGCGCTTCCTCTGCACCGCCCTCGATACCGGGGAGTTTTCCCTCCACCAGGCGGAAAACGGCCATACAGCGCTGGCGGCAGCGGTTGCGACGATGCCGGACGTGATCCTCCTCGACCTGGGGCTTCCGGATATGGACGGGGTTGAAGTCATCCGACGGATACGGGAGTGGTCCCAGGTGCCGATCATCGTCCTTTCCGTGCGGGAGCGTGAGGACGACAAGGTGGCTGCGCTGGATGCCGGGGCGGACGACTACCTGACCAAGCCATTCGGCGTCGCAGAGCTTGTGGCCCGGATTCGCGCGGCACTGCGGCGCGCCTTGCAACAGGTGCCGGAACCCATCTTCCGTTCCGGAGACCTGGAGGTGGACCTGGCGCGCCGGCGGGTAACGGTCGACGGCAGCGAGTCCCAGCTCACCCCCACCGAGTACGAACTGCTGCGCCTCCTGGTGGTCCATGCGGGAAAGGTCCTCACCCACAGCCAGATTCTCCGGCAGATATGGGGGGTCTCCCACCTCGAGCAACCCCACGTGCTGCGGGTGAACATCAGCAACCTGCGCCGCAAAATAGAAATGGACCCCTCCCGTCCGCGCCACATCCTCACCGAACCCGGAGTCGGCTACCGGCTCCGGAGCGACGGCAGTTGA
- a CDS encoding alginate export family protein encodes MRRTLFFLSLTAYAFCWNPAFAADEIPEQVTVSHWSCKQIGELAKKYDAEKKLPDSVLVEGKPISRGELAHYLLYVMEKVVRQCDLKGKDAVDRGDLDRIAALHEALKDELPKYEGYLTRREAIEAILAKPEVPAFEYKIGVNGFLRGEGVGNFRLPDFSYAPRHGEGRFLYRVKPYAYWHPTDYLDFHAEGQGFGYKGGNQEHGKLSLYQGFVEARVPDSERLALKVGRQEFVYGSTFILGSDAFMDGLTFDALRLRVKPMEQLTVDLLGGWYATPFSDGVKGNLAGGYATWTFSEGNAIEAYGFRDTGSGDHHAGEHRNTWGVRGTAALGPATLEVEPVYQTGRLFNPNTGGNESIQAYGGHADLGMDVSMAGFHSHFFLSYAVGSGDGEAATVVSSRKEFSNPTNDTPLFGDMKVIGGFGYDVGDHHASGLQIYTIGWGIDLTKELNLSATGRYFLANHVEEGFSRSIGLETDFTLTYAVNGNLSLVAGYDHFFTGKFFRDAAGSGDDIHYGYLMLQFDLAHQKSKAPAKK; translated from the coding sequence ATGAGAAGAACCCTGTTTTTCCTGTCTCTGACGGCCTATGCATTCTGCTGGAATCCTGCCTTCGCCGCCGACGAAATTCCCGAACAGGTGACGGTCAGCCACTGGTCGTGCAAGCAAATAGGTGAACTGGCAAAAAAGTATGACGCGGAAAAAAAGCTCCCGGATTCGGTGCTGGTGGAAGGGAAGCCCATTTCACGAGGCGAACTGGCGCACTATCTCCTCTACGTCATGGAGAAGGTCGTCAGGCAGTGCGACCTGAAGGGAAAAGACGCGGTGGACCGGGGAGATCTGGACCGGATTGCGGCCCTTCACGAGGCGTTGAAGGACGAGTTGCCAAAGTATGAGGGGTACCTGACGCGGCGGGAGGCCATCGAGGCGATCCTCGCCAAGCCCGAGGTGCCGGCGTTCGAGTACAAGATCGGTGTCAACGGTTTTCTGCGGGGAGAGGGGGTCGGCAACTTCCGGCTTCCCGACTTCAGTTACGCTCCCCGCCACGGCGAGGGACGCTTCCTCTACCGGGTAAAGCCCTACGCCTACTGGCATCCGACCGATTACCTCGACTTCCATGCGGAAGGCCAGGGGTTCGGCTACAAGGGGGGGAACCAGGAGCACGGCAAGCTTTCCCTGTATCAGGGGTTTGTGGAAGCGAGAGTGCCGGACTCCGAACGGTTGGCCCTCAAGGTTGGCCGTCAGGAATTCGTGTACGGCAGCACCTTTATCCTGGGGAGCGATGCCTTCATGGATGGCCTCACGTTCGACGCGCTGAGGCTGCGGGTGAAGCCCATGGAGCAATTGACGGTGGACCTCCTGGGGGGCTGGTATGCGACTCCCTTCTCCGATGGGGTGAAGGGGAATCTGGCGGGCGGGTACGCCACGTGGACCTTTTCGGAAGGGAATGCCATCGAGGCGTACGGTTTCCGGGATACCGGCTCCGGGGACCATCACGCAGGCGAACACCGGAACACCTGGGGAGTGCGGGGAACGGCAGCGCTGGGGCCGGCAACCCTTGAGGTGGAGCCGGTCTACCAGACCGGCCGCCTCTTCAATCCGAACACCGGCGGGAACGAGAGCATCCAGGCCTACGGCGGCCATGCGGACCTGGGCATGGATGTCTCCATGGCCGGCTTTCACAGCCACTTTTTCCTGAGCTACGCCGTCGGTTCCGGCGACGGAGAAGCGGCCACGGTTGTGTCGTCCCGGAAGGAGTTCAGCAATCCGACCAACGATACGCCGCTGTTCGGAGACATGAAAGTCATCGGCGGCTTCGGTTACGATGTCGGCGACCACCATGCCAGCGGCCTCCAGATCTACACCATCGGGTGGGGAATCGACCTCACGAAGGAACTGAACCTCTCCGCCACGGGGCGCTACTTCCTTGCCAACCACGTGGAGGAGGGATTCAGCCGCAGCATCGGCCTGGAGACCGATTTTACCCTGACCTATGCGGTGAACGGCAACCTCTCGCTCGTTGCCGGTTACGACCACTTCTTCACCGGGAAGTTCTTTCGCGACGCCGCCGGGAGCGGCGACGACATCCATTACGGCTACCTGATGCTCCAGTTCGACCTGGCCCATCAGAAGTCGAAGGCGCCGGCGAAAAAATAG
- a CDS encoding energy-coupling factor ABC transporter ATP-binding protein: MSHHIVEVKDLRHSYPDGTEALRGVSFTIHHGESVAVIGANGAGKSTLLLHLNGYLPPTAGEVRIGDTPVVRTTLAEVRRTVGMVFQDPDDQLFMPTVGEDVAFGPLNLGLPPGEVERRVAESLARVGAGHLRDKPPYRLSGGEKKRAAIATVLSMSPDILVMDEPTAGLDPFARRQLMGLLREFRHTKIFTSHDLDMVLELCERTIVLREGVVAADGPPREIFRNAELLAACRLEPPFSMQGCPVCGTGGR; the protein is encoded by the coding sequence ATGAGTCATCATATCGTCGAGGTCAAGGATCTCCGCCATTCATACCCCGACGGCACCGAGGCCCTTCGGGGGGTTTCCTTCACCATCCACCACGGGGAATCGGTGGCGGTGATCGGCGCCAACGGCGCCGGAAAATCGACGCTCCTCCTCCACCTTAACGGTTATCTCCCCCCAACCGCGGGGGAGGTCCGGATCGGCGATACCCCGGTGGTCCGCACGACCCTCGCCGAAGTGCGCCGGACCGTGGGCATGGTCTTCCAGGACCCGGACGACCAGCTTTTCATGCCGACGGTGGGAGAGGACGTCGCCTTCGGTCCCCTCAACCTGGGGCTCCCTCCCGGGGAAGTGGAGCGGCGGGTGGCGGAATCCCTTGCCCGGGTCGGCGCCGGGCACCTGCGGGACAAGCCTCCCTACCGGCTCTCGGGGGGGGAGAAGAAGCGGGCCGCCATCGCCACGGTCCTCTCCATGTCGCCGGATATCCTGGTCATGGACGAGCCCACGGCGGGGCTCGACCCCTTTGCGCGGCGCCAGCTCATGGGGCTTCTCCGCGAGTTCCGGCATACGAAGATATTCACGAGCCACGACCTGGACATGGTGCTGGAGCTCTGCGAGCGGACCATCGTCCTCAGGGAGGGCGTGGTGGCGGCCGACGGCCCGCCCCGGGAGATTTTCCGCAACGCCGAGCTCCTGGCGGCATGCCGCCTGGAGCCCCCCTTTTCCATGCAGGGGTGTCCGGTCTGCGGCACTGGGGGGCGATAG